Proteins encoded together in one Camelus dromedarius isolate mCamDro1 chromosome 11, mCamDro1.pat, whole genome shotgun sequence window:
- the PUS7L gene encoding pseudouridylate synthase PUS7L isoform X3 — protein MFEAVGFLAIKLGVIPSDFSYAGLKDKKAITYQAMVVRKVTPERLKNIEKEIEKKRMSVFNIRSVDDSLRLGQLKGNHFDIVIRNLRNQINDSANLRERILEAIENVKSKGFVNYYGPQRFGMGRKVHTDQIGLALLKREMVKAVRLFLTPEDLDDPVNRAKKYFLQTEDAKGTLSLMPDFKVRERALLESLHRFGMTEEGCVRAWFSFPHSMRIFYVHAYSSNIWNESVSYRLATYGSRVVEGDLVCLDEDVDDERLPNSRVHLVTEEEESANTYTIHQVVLPVLGYNIQYPKNKVGQWYQEVLSRDGLQTCRFKIPSLKLNVPGCYRKLLKHPCNLSYQLREERNADVKIEGSHIDEATLSLLISFDLDASCYATVCLREIMKHDV, from the exons atGTTTGAAGCAGTTGGTTTTTTGGCTATCAAACTCGGTGTGATTCCTTCGGATTTTAGTTACGCGGGACTTAAAGACAAGAAAGCCATCACTTATCAAGCAATGGTTGTTAGAAAAGTGACACCAGAGAG gttgaaaaatattgaaaaagaaattgaaaagaaaagaatgagtgtATTTAATATTCGGTCTGTAGATGATTCCCTTAGACTTGGCCAGCTCAAAGGAAATCACTTTGATATTGTCAtcagaaatttaagaaatcaaataaatgatTCTGCAAACCTGAGAGAGAGAATTTTGGAGGCAATAGAAAATGTTAAG agTAAAGGGTTTGTGAATTACTATGGACCGCAGAGATTTGGGATGGGAAGGAAAGTTCACACAGACCAAATTGGATTGGCTTTGCTGAAGAGAGAAATG gtGAAGGCTGTAAGATTATTTCTTACACCAGAAGATTTGGATGATCCTGTAAATAgagcaaagaaatattttcttcaaactg AGGATGCCAAAGGCACACTTTCACTGATGCCCGATTTCAAAGTTCGGGAGAGAGCACTGCTGGAATCCTTGCACCGCTTTGGCATGACGGAGGAGGGCTGCGTCCGGGCATGGTTCTCTTTCCCCCATTCTATGCGCATATTCTACGTTCATGCATACAGCAGCAACATTTGGAATGAGTCAGTGTCTTACAGACTTGCAACCTATGGGTCACGAGTAGTGGAGGGTGACTTGGTCTGTTTGGATGAAGATGTTGACGATGAGCGTTTACCGAACAGTAGA gttcATCTAGTAACTGAAGAAGAGGAATCAGCTAATACGTATACAATACATCAG GTGGTTCTTCCAGTGCTTGGATACAATATTCAGTACCCAAAGAACAAAGTAGGGCAGTGGTACCAGGAGGTACTGAGCAGAGATGGACTACAGACATGTAGATTTAAAATACCTTCTCTGAAACTGAATGTTCCAGGATGCTATAGAAAGCTTCTGAAACATCCCTGCAACCTCTCATACCAACTAAGAGAAGAACGTAACGCTGATGTCAAAATAGAAGGTTCCCACATCGATGAAGCGACTTTATCTCTTTTGATCTCTTTTGATCTTGATGCTTCGTGTTATGCTACAGTCTGTCTGAGAGAAATAATGAAGCATGATGTTTAA